The genomic DNA AAGAGTTTGAAATCTGTTCATCCCTACGAGGAGCCTGCACTTGATGTTTATCCGCTGCTGAATCAGGGAAAGGCGAGGGGGCTTGGGCGCGTCGGAAAACTTTTGCAGCCGATGACGCTGGATGCATTTGCGGCGCGGGTTAAGGAGCTGCTGTGCCTGGATGGGCTACGGCTCGTTGGAGATACTGGCCGTCCCGTCCGTAAGGTAGCTTTGTGTGGGGGGAGCGGGATGTCGGTTCTGCGTGCTGCGCGGTTTTGTGGGGCGGATGTTCTTGTGACGGGAGACATCAAGTATCACGAAGCCCGTGAGGCGGAAGCACTCGGGATAGCGCTCATAGATGCAGGTCATTTCGGTACCGAGCGGATCATGGTGCAGGGGGTGGCGGAGAAGCTTGTGGATGAGCTGACAAGAAAAAAACTTGAAGCGGATATTTTGCCATTTACGGGAGAGCGGGAGCCGTTCACTTACCGGTAACGTGTGCGGCGCGGGTGTGCATGTCGTACATGCGCGTTGCGGGACAGGAACAGCAGAAAAAAGGGAGGCAGGTTTTGAGAAACAATCTGAAGGTATTGGATGGTCTGCAGGAGATTGACCTGCGTATCGATGCACTGAAAGTCGATGTGAAGGGGCTTGAGGACGGCATCGCCGTTCTGGAGAGGGATGTGGCGGAGGCACAGGAGGCCGTCGACACACGGAATGCCGCACTCCTTGCGCTTGAAGAGGAGAAACGGCAGCTGGAAGAGAGCGTTTCAGCTGAAAGTGAGAACATAGTCCGTTCCGAGCAGCGTCTCAAGGAAATCAAGACCCAGAAGGAATATCAGGCGGTCTCCAAGGAGATTACCAGCGCTAAAAAATTGAAAGTTGAGCTTGAAGAGCAGGCATTGCAGAAGATCTCGCAGATTGAGGAAGTGCGGGCCGATCTGAACAGTCGCATGGAAAGCATTCGCGAATTGGAACAAAACGTGGCTGCCAGGAAGTCGGAACTTCAGACCCAGATAGATCAGCTGAGCGGAACAGTGGCGGAGGAAACAGGTGCGAGGGACAATGCCGTCAAAACACTACCTTCCTCCATCGTCAAGCGATACAGCCTCCTGCGTGAGCAGCGGCGCGGGCTCGCTGTAGTAGAGGCCCGGGAGGGATACTGTCTCGGCTGCAACATGAACCTTCCTCCACAGCTGTACAACAGCCTGTACCGCGGCGCCGAGCTTATCACCTGTCCTCACTGCCAGCGGATTCTTGTCTTGAGGCAGGACCTGCAGCAGTAGGTATTATAATAAAGCTTGGCCGAAGCAGACCGGGTGACCGCTGCCCGTAAGGGGAGAGGAAAGTCCGGGCTCCGAAGGGCATGGTGCTGGATAACGTCCAGCGGGGGTGACCCCAGGGAAAGTGCCACAGAGAGAAGTCCGCCTGCAATGGATCGTCACGCGCGATCCGGAAACAGGTAAGGGTGAAAGGGTGAGGTAAGAGCTCACCGGGTCCGGCGGTGACGCCGGATGCCAGGTAAACCCCACCAGGAGCAAGGCCGAATAGGGAGGCGTCAAGGACGGCCCGTCCGTGCTTCCGGGTTGGCTGCTTGAGGCCGTCGGCAACGGCGGTCCTAGATGAATGGTCGCCGCCCTCTGTCGGGTAACCGGCGGAGGGAACAGAACCCGGCTTATGGTCTGCTTCGGCCAATAGACGAATCAATGACGGATAGAGAGAAGTGGGAACGAGCTGTTGCGGCGGTCAGGTTAGAATACGGTGGCCTGTCGCAGGAGGTGAAGGAACGGGTTCTCTTCCTGCTAAAACGGGTGCAAAGGGGTAAAGAACGCGTTCACCAGCGCGCCGCCGGCCTGAACGGTGCAGAGATCTGCGCGGCGTGCGGTGGCCAGTGCTGCATGACAGGAAAACATCACTTTACGGTGATCGAACTGCTGACATACCTCGCCAAGGAAGAGGATCTTTTCACACCCCGTTTCGATTCGGGGCGTTGCCCGTACCTGGGCGACGACGGCTGTCTCATGTCTCCCAGCTATCGACCCTTCAACTGTATCACCTTCAATTGCGAGCAAGTGGACTCCTTGTCGCAGCGTTCGGAAGCCGCAGTGTTCATGCACGTGGAAAAGGAGCTGCGGGAAGCATATGCAGACGTAGAGGGTTTCTTTGGAAACCGGTTTTTGCACGGCCTGTTCATCAACTTTGAGCGGGATATCCTTCAGCGGCGTCAAATCCTCCGAGGAGTCGCAGCGGATGGTGCTGGTGTCGACCGGCAGGTTTAGGAGTATCAAGTATGGCGGGAATCCGGGACCTCGTACTGGTCCATATCGATAGAAAGCCGGGATTCTATGCTCGGATAGAGAGCATCGTGCCCGATGTGAAACCAGGGTGGTGGCAAGTCAAGCTGCTTGTTCTGACCTTTCCGCTGCAAGTCTACACCTGGATTCTCGATGAAAGTCAGGTTAACGGCTCTCCTTTCACTATGGGTGGAACTCCGGTAATGCTCGAAAAGCTAATATCCCCCGTGGACGAGCCAGGGCCTCCTGGAGAGGGTGTTGAGCAGAAGCCGAAGCAGGAAGGTTCTTCCGTCGCTTCCAAGGTCGTGTCTCTGGCAGACAGAAAAAAAGAGCGATAAATTCGCGTTTTTTAGACCTGTTACAGTGCAATATTCAGATAATTCGACTACTTCCCCCACAATCCCTCATCTCATGCTTTATCCTTTCGTAAACCATTAAAAAATAACTGAAAAAATTGATTTCGGGGGCACTTTTTGCCTTGACAGTCTCGGGCGCTCGCGAGTATAGTTTGTGCCCAAGTGGAAAAAAGTGGTAAATCGTGGCAACGAGTGGCTGAGGGGATATGTTCAGGGGTATTTTTCATACCACTATCGATGCAAAAGGACGAACGAGCATTCCCTCTCGTTTTAGGGAAATGTTTGCCGAGTGCTTTGGCGACGATCGGTTCTTTATCACGAACTCGGCCCCTGTGGACCTGGGCGACGGCGAATTCGGCCGGGGCCTTACCGTCTATCCCTACAAAGAGTGGCTGGCGCTGGAAGAGCGGGTTGCGCAGGGTGCTGGCCTCACCGCAAAGCAGCTCAACAGTATCAATCGTCTCATTCTTGCTCCCGGAGTCGAATGTGCCGCCGACAAGCTGGGCAGAGTGCTCGTGCCACCACATCTCCGCAATTCTGCCGCGCTTGAGCGTGATATCGTTTTTGTCGGTTCTCTGAAAAAGATAGAGATCTGGAGCCAGCAGGAATGGGAGAAGGTTGTTCGCCAGGCCGAGAAGGATTTCCCCAGTGATACTGCTGGGTTGGCCGAGCTGGGGATCTAGGTGGAATTCCGCCATGCTTCGGTTATGCTTGAGGAAAGTCTCCGCTTTCTCGCGCCCAGATCAGGCGGTATCTACGTAGATGGTACTCTTGGCGGCGGAGGCCATGCCGAGCGCATCCTCGCAGACACTGCTCCGGATGGCCGCCTGATCGCATTCGACAAAGATCCGGATGCATTGTCAGCAGCCGGGCAGCGACTCTCACCGTTCGGGAGCCGGGTCAGGCTGGTTCATGGTGACTTCGCAGTTCTCTCGTCGGCGTTGGCTGAAATGGGTATCGACGGCATCGACGGCATCATGCTTGATCTCGGTGTCTCATCCCATCAGCTGGATTCCGGGGAACGGGGATTCAGCTTTCAGCAGGACGCCCCACTCGATATGCGGATGGACACGACCAAAGGGGTCACAGCAGCTGATATCGTAAATAACGAAAGCAGAGAAGAGCTGATACGGATCATCCGGGAGTATGGAGAAGAGCGGTGGGCATCCAGAATCGCCTCGGCAATAGTCCGGGCACGGGAGACGCTGCCGGTGACGAGCACGCTGCAACTGGCCGAGCTGGTCAAGGGGGCGATACCGAGACCCGCATGGGAAGACAGGATTCATCCTGCGACCCGGACATTTCAGGGGTTGCGGATTGCCGTGAACGATGAACTTGGAAGCATCAGGCGGGGACTGCCCGCCGCGATGCAGCTTCTCAACAGGGGGGGCAGAGCGGTGGTAATTTCGTTTCATTCCCTCGAAGACAGGATCGTGAAGGACACATTCAGAAGCTTTACCGGGCGGTGCACCTGCCCCCGCGACCTTCCCGTGTGCGTCTGCGGACAAAGTGCCGCGGTGCGAATTCTGACTGCAAAGCCGGTTCGGGCGGGAGAGGATGAGATAGCTGCCAACCCAAGGGCGCGTAGTGCACGACTTAGAGCTGCCGAGAAGCTTTAACGGCTCCAGCTTTTTTTGATATGGAATGAGGTGGAGGTCCCATGGCCGACGTGAAAACAATACACAGCAAAGTTGCAGCTCCCCGCAAAGTAGTGGCCTTGTCGGCGCAGAAGTGGGACCTCTTCCCGTACCTCATCGTGATCATGGTGCTCCTCACTGTCGTGTCGGTATTTCATGTCTGGTCCAGGGTCAGGGTGATCGATCTCAATCTGGCGATCTCGGAAGCGAGGCGGCAGGTCAAGGACCAGCACCAGGAGAACAGTCGGCTGAAGCTGGAGGTAGCATCATTGAAAACGCCGGCCCGCATAGAGGCCTTCGCTAAAGAGGAGTTGGGAATGCGATTGCCGCTCGACCAGCAGGTGGTGGTCGTCAAATGAAAGACGGGCGAGAGAAATGGGCGAGAGTGCGCATCCGCCTGGTCGGCGGAGCTTTCGCCTTTTTCTTCGCCATCACTTCTGCGCGTGCCTTTTACCTCCAGGTTGTCCAGAAAGACCAGTTCCTAAAGCTAGCCGAAAAGCAGCATCAGAAGGTCGTCCAGTTGACCCCGGGGCGTGGGGGGATTTACGACCGCAACAACAGCGAACTTGCAGTTTCCATCGAAATGGATTCCTGCTTCGCCGAGCCGCGTAACATGGATGATGCAGCGGATGCGGCTTCGAGACTGGCGCCTATCCTCGGGACCAGCGTCGATGTGTTGCAGCGGAAGCTGACGGGGAGCAAAGGTTTCGTCTGGTTGCAGCGCCGGCTCATGCCGGATCAGGTCCAGCGCATCAAGCAGCTCGGCATAGACGGAATCGGTTTCGTCAAGGAAAGCAAGCGCTTCTATCCACATTCGGAGATGGCGAGCCATGTAATCGGCTTCACCGGAATGGATCCCGAAGGACTTGAGGGCATCGAGCGCAAGTATGATTCGGTACTGCTGGGGAGCACCGGGTACATGGTTACCGAGCGGGACGCCCTGGGACGTGACATCGCCCTCAAGAACACCGTGGTCAAGAGCGCCTCGAAAGGGCAGAGCATCACCCTCACCCTCGACAAGAACATCCAGTACATCACTGAAAAGGAACTTGCCAAGGCAGTTCAGTCGAGCAGAGCAGTTGGAGGAATCGCCGTCGTCATGGAACCTTCTACCGGAAAGGTTCTGGCGATGGCCAACTATCCGGGTTTCAATCCCAACCTCTCCGACCGTCCCCTGCAGCATCTTCGCAATAAAGCCATTGTCGACAGCTTTGAGCCGGGATCGACCTTCAAGGTGTTTCTCCTGGCCGCTGCACTCGAAGAGCATATCATCGGGGCACACGAAACCTTCAATTGCGAAAACGGAAGCTACGAGATAGGCGGCAGGGTCATACACGACACCCACAAGTACGGAACGCTTTCGGTTTCCGACATTCTGAAGTATTCGAGCAATATCGGTTCTGCAAAGATCGGCGCCCGACTCGGAGCTGAGCGGCTCTATAACTATCTGCGTTCCTTCGGTTTCGGGGAACGCAGCGGCATTGATCTGCCGGGAGAGGTTTCCGGCAATCTCCGTAACCGGAACCAGTGGGTGCCGGTGGACCTTGCGACCATCTCCTTCGGACAGGGGGTTTCCGCAACGGCCGTTCAATTGGCGACAGCTTTTTCGGCCCTGGCAAACGGCGGCATGCTTATGAAGCCGTACATAGTCGAGAGGATCAGCGACAGCCAGGGTACGGTTCTGCAAAAATTCGAGCCGCAGGTCCGCCGTCGCGTGGTCTCCAAGGAAACGGCTTCGCGGGTCGCAAAAATGATGGAAGGTGTTACCGCCGAAGGGGGCACAGCCATCAGTGCGGCTGTGGAAGGGTATCGAGTAGGGGGTAAGACGGGCACCGCACAGAAGGTGGATCCGGTCACGCGGGGATACTCCATCGATAAGCGAACAGCCTCCTTTATCGGATTTGCTCCCCTCTCGGACCCGAAACTCACCATAGTCGTAATCGTCGATGAACCGAAGACGAGCCCTTATGGGGGAGTGGTGGCTGCGCCGGCGTTCAGCGCCATAGCCCTTCGCTCCCTCTGCTACCTGAATGTGCCCAAGGATAAGAAGGAGAAGCCGAAGATCGTGCAGGTTGAGGCGAAGGCCGAGGTTGATGAGGAAGATCCTCCAGCTGCAGAAGGTTCCATCACTGAAAGCGGAGAAGGGGAAGTCATGCCCAATTTCCGCATGATGAGCATGAGACAGGTATTACGCGTCATGGAGCAGAAAGGGCTTAACGTCAAGCTTCTGGGGAGTGGCCGGGTAGTGGAGCAGAATCCTCCTCCCGGAAGAAAAATCGGGCCGTCGGACAGAGTGTGGGTAAGGCTTGCACCGGCGGCGTGATCCGTTAGGACGCGGCGCCGAAGCCACATCAAAGAGGTCAGCATGCTGTGCACGAAACTGATTGAAGCGACAGAACCCCTGGCAACAAGCGGAGTGGCGGACCGTGAAATA from Geobacter sp. DSM 9736 includes the following:
- a CDS encoding penicillin-binding protein, which translates into the protein MKDGREKWARVRIRLVGGAFAFFFAITSARAFYLQVVQKDQFLKLAEKQHQKVVQLTPGRGGIYDRNNSELAVSIEMDSCFAEPRNMDDAADAASRLAPILGTSVDVLQRKLTGSKGFVWLQRRLMPDQVQRIKQLGIDGIGFVKESKRFYPHSEMASHVIGFTGMDPEGLEGIERKYDSVLLGSTGYMVTERDALGRDIALKNTVVKSASKGQSITLTLDKNIQYITEKELAKAVQSSRAVGGIAVVMEPSTGKVLAMANYPGFNPNLSDRPLQHLRNKAIVDSFEPGSTFKVFLLAAALEEHIIGAHETFNCENGSYEIGGRVIHDTHKYGTLSVSDILKYSSNIGSAKIGARLGAERLYNYLRSFGFGERSGIDLPGEVSGNLRNRNQWVPVDLATISFGQGVSATAVQLATAFSALANGGMLMKPYIVERISDSQGTVLQKFEPQVRRRVVSKETASRVAKMMEGVTAEGGTAISAAVEGYRVGGKTGTAQKVDPVTRGYSIDKRTASFIGFAPLSDPKLTIVVIVDEPKTSPYGGVVAAPAFSAIALRSLCYLNVPKDKKEKPKIVQVEAKAEVDEEDPPAAEGSITESGEGEVMPNFRMMSMRQVLRVMEQKGLNVKLLGSGRVVEQNPPPGRKIGPSDRVWVRLAPAA
- the ftsL gene encoding cell division protein FtsL, whose amino-acid sequence is MADVKTIHSKVAAPRKVVALSAQKWDLFPYLIVIMVLLTVVSVFHVWSRVRVIDLNLAISEARRQVKDQHQENSRLKLEVASLKTPARIEAFAKEELGMRLPLDQQVVVVK
- the mraZ gene encoding division/cell wall cluster transcriptional repressor MraZ: MFRGIFHTTIDAKGRTSIPSRFREMFAECFGDDRFFITNSAPVDLGDGEFGRGLTVYPYKEWLALEERVAQGAGLTAKQLNSINRLILAPGVECAADKLGRVLVPPHLRNSAALERDIVFVGSLKKIEIWSQQEWEKVVRQAEKDFPSDTAGLAELGI
- a CDS encoding zinc ribbon domain-containing protein; its protein translation is MRNNLKVLDGLQEIDLRIDALKVDVKGLEDGIAVLERDVAEAQEAVDTRNAALLALEEEKRQLEESVSAESENIVRSEQRLKEIKTQKEYQAVSKEITSAKKLKVELEEQALQKISQIEEVRADLNSRMESIRELEQNVAARKSELQTQIDQLSGTVAEETGARDNAVKTLPSSIVKRYSLLREQRRGLAVVEAREGYCLGCNMNLPPQLYNSLYRGAELITCPHCQRILVLRQDLQQ
- the rsmH gene encoding 16S rRNA (cytosine(1402)-N(4))-methyltransferase RsmH, which codes for MEFRHASVMLEESLRFLAPRSGGIYVDGTLGGGGHAERILADTAPDGRLIAFDKDPDALSAAGQRLSPFGSRVRLVHGDFAVLSSALAEMGIDGIDGIMLDLGVSSHQLDSGERGFSFQQDAPLDMRMDTTKGVTAADIVNNESREELIRIIREYGEERWASRIASAIVRARETLPVTSTLQLAELVKGAIPRPAWEDRIHPATRTFQGLRIAVNDELGSIRRGLPAAMQLLNRGGRAVVISFHSLEDRIVKDTFRSFTGRCTCPRDLPVCVCGQSAAVRILTAKPVRAGEDEIAANPRARSARLRAAEKL